A stretch of Lathyrus oleraceus cultivar Zhongwan6 chromosome 6, CAAS_Psat_ZW6_1.0, whole genome shotgun sequence DNA encodes these proteins:
- the LOC127091149 gene encoding uncharacterized protein LOC127091149, whose translation MNNEDPGISGNLYRGTVSVGFSDRVPSDKENGDNICLQTGEEFSAEFLRDRVGLRRFPVIIDAEQHMPNRMDFNINNSNNYQLVYEDQKHVPGLRKMDSDSNLDILDIAFARGYVAEVDNRAYHNNLSRYQCEHGGIRQAPSAFSIQLSSRFSDGCDQVASASNTPRSCQPYGTVFSEGSFYKKIKFLCSFGGRILPRPNDGKLRYVGGETRIISIRKNITHEELTRKTSDICNQTHIIKYQLPGEDLDALISVCSDEDLHHMIEEYEELERGGGSQRLRIFLIASNESESPNSNEQRVNQQSDADYHYVVAVNGILDPSPRKNLSGLNLASHASQFTTASDYNSPHFHRESSTYAFASDFMDCSPTSSNLAGTMSKQSPYVTSMKVAGKSFDQMPPSPICPQPKDPNISNVQLFTDQPYNVVNENIIPYVMEKIPRDNSMYVDSTGYVDPIAYYNNLPQGPPCVNHHPSNQYPLESDQIRKSNANFHFHRRNNSKEFVSSAIFNQTDTKFERPLVNKEGSYHFNKLVSHPHQSSSVFSVSDDKDVSQYRMLHALSDSTLLENSENYKGHLQFPLNVERDKLSSLGTSSSLEECSMQPEEISDEKERTVLHQNWPTFGMTDSCKRLSEIGKENLQCAGKSTGWFVEKVGAVPQQLQYIYYQHGACSSSPDLQSSECSDSAAPLMSSQLARCVTEQPNGIPFETIASEFPMRSQSSPMHHQYAVSETKDSQQLPPGFFEIRPIDPQTDTESVLPISYPDVVSSSLREVLDPDDAPAYYQNQKEESIVTKKQSYEYIDEFSINKAESAAVVKESIDYISSSIQSCLEVVSNTDEEGKHTYSEKAGVVCVNPESESKLAKADNENFNKPIGDPETAETESELYGLQIIENGDLEELHELGSGTFGTVYHGKWRGTDVAIKRIKSSCFAGRMSEQERLTKDFWREAKILSTLHHPNVVAFYGVVPDGPGGTLSTVTEYMLHGSLRNVLLKKERVLDRRKRIMIAMDAAFGMEYLHLKSIVHFDLKCDNLLVNLGDPERPVCKVGDFGLSRIKRNTLVSGGVRGTLPWMAPELLDGNSIRVSEKVDIFSFGITMWEILTGEEPYANMHCGAIIGGIVNNTLRPSIPKRCDSEWKKLMEECWSPEPEARPTFTEVKNRLRNMSAALQKRRPNVGIR comes from the exons ATGAATAATGAGGATCCTGGAATTTCAGGTAATCTCTATAGAGGTACAGTGAGTGTTGGGTTTAGTGACAGAGTACCTTCTGATAAAGAGAATGGAGACAATATATGTCTACAGACTGGTGAAGAATTTTCTGCCGAGTTCTTACGCGACCGGGTTGGTTTAAGAAGGTTTCCTGTCATAATTGATGCAGAGCAGCACATGCCAAACAGAATGGACTTCAATATTAATAATAGTAACAATTATCAACTGGTCTACGAGGATCAAAAACACGTCCCTGGCCTACGGAAAATGGATTCTGATAGCAATTTGGATATTTTAGATATTGCTTTTGCTAGAGGCTATGTTGCTGAAGTTGACAACAGGGCATATCATAATAATTTGAGCAGATACCAGTGTGAACATGGTGGTATCAGACAAGCACCGAGTGCATTTTCTATACAATTATCAAGTAGGTTTTCTGACGGATGCGATCAAGTTGCCTCGGCATCAAATACTCCTCGTTCATGCCAACCTTATGGAACAGTATTCTCAGAAGGTTCCTTCTACAAAAAGATAAAGTTTTTATGTAGTTTTGGAGGTCGAATACTGCCAAGGCCAAATGATGGGAAGCTCAGATATGTGGGGGGAGAGACGCGGATTATATCGATCAGGAAAAACATCACACATGAGGAACTTACAAGGAAGACATCTGATATTTGCAATCAAACTCACATTATCAAATACCAGCTTCCTGGAGAGGATCTCGATGCTCTTATTTCTGTTTGTTCTGATGAGGATCTTCATCATATGATTGAGGAGTATGAGGAGCTTGAAAGAGGTGGAGGCTCGCAACGACTGAGGATTTTTCTCATAGCTTCAAATGAATCAGAGAGTCCAAATTCTAATGAACAAAGAGTCAATCAGCAAAGTGATGCTGATTATCATTATGTTGTTGCTGTTAATGGTATACTGGATCCAAGTCCGCGAAAGAATCTTAGTGGACTGAATCTGGCAAGCCATGCAAGTCAGTTTACAACTGCCTCTGATTACAACAGTCCACATTTCCACAGGGAATCATCCACATATGCATTTGCTTCAGATTTTATGGATTGCAGCCCAACCTCTTCAAATTTGGCAGGGACAATGTCAAAACAAAGTCCATATGTAACATCAATGAAGGTAGCGGGCAAGTCGTTTGATCAAATGCCTCCATCTCCCATTTGTCCACAGCCTAAAGATCCAAATATTTCTAATGTCCAGTTATTTACGGATCAACCATATAATGTTGTTAATGAAAACATTATTCCCTATGTCATGGAAAAAATTCCACGCGACAACTCTATGTATGTAGACAGTACCGGATATGTTGATCCCATTGCATATTATAACAATCTTCCCCAAGGGCCTCCATGTGTGAACCACCATCCTAGTAATCAATATCCATTGGAGTCTGACCAAATCAGGAAGTCTAACGCTAATTTCCATTTTCACAGAAGAAACAATAGTAAAGAATTTGTTTCTTCTGCAATTTTTAATCAGACAGATACGAAATTTGAGAGGCCTTTAGTAAACAAAGAAGGTTCATACCATTTTAACAAACTTGTCTCTCATCCACATCAGTCATCGAGTGTTTTCTCAGTGTCTGATGATAAGGATGTTTCTCAGTACAGAATGTTGCATGCACTCTCTGACTCAACGCTTCTGGAGAATAGTGAGAACTACAAAGGTCACCTGCAATTTCCGCTTAATGTTGAGAGAGACAAATTGTCGTCGCTGGGAACTTCAAGCTCTTTGGAAGAATGTTCAATGCAGCCAGAAGAGATAAGTGATGAGAAAGAACGTACAGTTTTACATCAAAACTGGCCGACTTTTGGAATGACTGATAGTTGCAAGCGACTGTCAGAAATTGGTAAAGAGAACCTACAATGTGCAGGTAAAAGCACTGGTTGGTTTGTTGAAAAAGTTGGAGCTGTGCCACAACAGTTACAGTACATCTACTATCAACATGGTGCTTGCTCGTCTTCACCAGATTTACAAAGCAGTGAATGCAGTGATTCTGCTGCACCACTTATGTCATCACAGTTGGCTAGATGCGTGACAGAGCAACCAAATGGTATACCGTTTGAAACAATTGCTTCTGAGTTTCCTATGAGAAGCCAAAGTTCACCAATGCATCACCAATATGCTGTGTCAGAGACAAAAGACAGTCAACAACTTCCCCCTGGCTTCTTTGAGATACGTCCTATTGACCCCCAAACTGACACAGAATCTGTGCTACCTATCTCG TATCCAGATGTGGTTTCTTCTTCACTAAGAGAGGTTCTTGACCCTGACGACGCTCCTGCATACTACCAGAACCAAAAGGAAGAAAGCATAGTCACTAAGAAACAATCGTATGAATACATTGATGAATTTTCCATCAACAAGGCAGAATCAGCAGCAGTTGTCAAAGAATCAATTGATTATATTTCTTCAAGTATTCAGTCATGCTTAGAAGTTGTCTCAAATACAGATGAAGAGGGCAAACATACATATTCTGAAAAAGCAGGGGTAGTGTGTGTTAATCCAGAATCTGAAAGTAAG CTTGCAAAAGCTGATAATGAAAACTTCAATAAGCCTATTGGTGATCCAGAAACTGCTGAAACAGAGTCGGAACTTTATGGTTTACAG ATTATTGAGAATGGTGATCTTGAAGAACTACATGAGCTAGGATCTGGAACCTTTGGAACCGTTTATCATGGCAAATGGAGAGGAACAGATGTTGCAATTAAGAGAATAAAAAGTAGCTGTTTCGCTGGTAGAATGTCAGAGCAAGAGCGGTTG ACTAAAGATTTTTGGAGGGAAGCAAAGATTCTATCAACTCTTCACCATCCAAATGTGGTGGCATTTTATGGGGTAGTTCCAGATGGCCCAGGTGGAACATTGTCAACTGTAACAGAATACATGTTGCACGGATCACTGAGAAATGTTCTCTTGAAGAAGGAGAG AGTGCTTGACCGTCGTAAAAGGATCATGATTGCAATGGATGCAGCCTTTGGCATGGAATATTTGCATTTAAAAAGTATTGTTCATTTTGATTTGAAGTGTGATAATTTGCTTGTCAACTTGGGTGATCCTGAGCGGCCTGTATGTAAG GTTGGAGATTTTGGGCTATCGAGAATTAAACGCAACACACTTGTTTCTGGTGGTGTCAGAGGGACTCTTCCATGGATGGCACCAGAACTACTGGATGGTAACAGCATTAGAGTATCTGAGAAG GTCGATATTTTCTCATTTGGTATCACAATGTGGGAAATCTTGACTGGGGAAGAACCTTATGCTAACATGCACTGTGGTGCTATCATAG